A window of the Henckelia pumila isolate YLH828 chromosome 3, ASM3356847v2, whole genome shotgun sequence genome harbors these coding sequences:
- the LOC140888001 gene encoding hevamine-A-like, producing MASKKSTISTFLALLMLMLVAGSEAGRIAIYWGQNGNEGTLADTCATGNYEYVILAFLASFGNGQKPMLNLAGHCDPYSNGCTGLSSDIKSCQAKGIKVLLSIGGGAGGYSLVSSGDARQLATYLWNSFLGGKSTSRPLGGAVLDGVDFDIEAGTGQHWDELARYLSSYSKRGKKVHLTAAPQCPFPDQWVGGALKTGLFDYVWVQFYNNPPCQFNPLNATSFQESWNIWTSSIPATKIFLGLPAAPDAAGTGFVPVSELISKVLPKIKGSKKYGGVMLWSKYYDDESGYSSSIKSHV from the coding sequence ATGGCTTCCAAGAAATCTACCATCTCTACTTTTCTTGCACTGCTGATGCTAATGCTAGTGGCAGGCTCGGAAGCCGGAAGAATCGCGATATACTGGGGTCAAAACGGGAACGAAGGCACACTCGCTGATACCTGTGCCACTGGAAACTATGAATATGTGATCTTAGCTTTTCTTGCATCATTCGGAAACGGACAGAAACCAATGCTCAATCTTGCCGGTCATTGTGATCCTTACAGCAACGGATGCACGGGTTTAAGTTCGGATATTAAATCATGTCAAGCAAAAGGAATCAAAGTTCTGCTGTCTATCGGAGGAGGAGCCGGTGGATACTCTCTTGTTTCCTCCGGGGACGCGAGGCAACTTGCTACATACCTTTGGAACAGCTTTTTAGGTGGAAAATCAACGTCCCGGCCTCTTGGTGGGGCTGTTTTGGATGGAGTTGACTTCGATATCGAAGCTGGAACAGGCCAGCATTGGGATGAACTTGCAAGATATCTTTCAAGCTATAGCAAGAGAGGCAAGAAAGTGCACTTGACCGCAGCTCCACAGTGCCCGTTTCCTGATCAATGGGTGGGAGGAGCTTTGAAGACTGGCCTATTCGACTACGTTTGGGTTCAGTTCTACAACAATCCTCCTTGCCAGTTCAATCCTCTAAATGCTACAAGTTTTCAAGAATCTTGGAATATATGGACTTCTTCTATTCCTGCAACCAAGATCTTCTTGGGCTTACCCGCAGCACCTGATGCAGCTGGAACCGGATTCGTCCCTGTTTCCGAACTGATCTCGAAAGTGCTTCCCAAGATTAAAGGGTCCAAAAAGTATGGAGGAGTGATGCTTTGGTCCAAATACTATGATGATGAAAGTGGTTACAGCTCTTCTATCAAAAGCCATGTCTAG
- the LOC140887830 gene encoding golgin candidate 3-like: protein MWSSVATLKESLSKIALDVHDEDDDELSLCTPPRERSENSNGVSERRISRNFDRSPMHSPITNGFDSPYDHEIERYKSDIKRLKESEAEIKALSVNYAALLKEKEDQISRLTEENGSLKQNLLTTNSALNAAKTVHKGNGDLSSNRHNKAAAKIRSVGSSQINGVVPKQDGQSNGTSSTDAKELTDMMEENMAVMKATHETQMKQLMAQLEKEHDKLASLQLMLQDEKKLNGYVRQDLSSLKRQNDEMSKELNNAHEELNRKISEIGRLEMELHRSDTEEINDTVEKLKTVISSLENEKIIIKKEKDELEAALKANHSSLLHQNIPGVIDSSNKHSSSSNEALSHKEEIVRSMQKLENDLNETRREKDKAVKQLRRLKQHLLEKESEESEKMDEDNKIIVELREANEYQRVQILQLEKALKQAVGSQEEIKMSNINELKKSKETIDELNRKLTSFRSTVDAKNVEVLNLQTALGQYYAEIEAKERLGQELSVAKEESARLSEMLKEAHQQTEASKRGKEEMLGKLLQVERVVEERNRRVKKLEEDNDKLRRALEQSMTRLNRMSVDSDFLVDRRIVIKLLVTYFQRNHSKEVLDLMVRMLGFSDEDKQRIGIAHQGAGKGVVRGVLGFPGRLVGGILGGSSAEASTAMSDDQSFADLWVDFLLKENEEKEKRETNNGSKRDQLEGSPKAADTDLHLPNIGNSSRLSSTATPSSYINQNQVLPAIHGNFLHREPSDSEFSTVPLTSSENNFQNLRIPPRY, encoded by the exons ATGTGGAGTTCTGTAGCCACTTTAAAGGAAAGTTTGAGTAAAATTGCGCTAGATGTTCACGATGAGGACGATGATGAGCTCTCCTTGTGTACTCCTCCCCGGGAGCGATCGGAAAACAGCAATGGAGTCTCTGAGCGGCGAATTTCTCGCAATTTTGATCGTTCGCCGATGCATTCACCAATCACCAATGGCTTTGACTCCCCTTATGATCATGAG ATTGAACGATACAAATCAGATATTAAAAGACTTAAGGAATCTGAGGCAGAAATCAAAGCTTTATCAGTTAATTATGCGGCTTTATTGAAGGAAAAAGAG GATCAAATTTCAAGGCTGACTGAAGAAAATGGCTCATTGAAACAAAATCTCCTTACTACAAACAGTGCTCTAAATGCGGCCAAAACTGTGCATAAG GGGAATGGCGATCTTTCTTCTAATCGCCATAATAAAGCTGCAGCAAAGATCCGTTCTGTTGGAAGCTCACAAATCAATGGTGTTGTTCCAAAACAGGATGGACAAAGCAATGGAACCTCTTCAACAGATGCAAAA GAACTCACAGATATGATGGAAGAAAATATGGCAGTGATGAAAGCAACTCATGAAACACAAATGAAACAACTGATGGCACAACTTGAGAAAGAACACGACAAATTGGCAAGTTTGCAGTTAATGTTACAAG atgagaagaAGTTGAACGGATATGTTCGGCAAGATCTGAGCTCATTAAAAAGGCAAAATGATGAA ATGTCAAAAGAGTTGAACAACGCACATGAAGAGCTGAACCGGAAGATATCAGAGATAGGACGATTGGAAATGGAGTTGCATAGAAGTGACACAGAAGAAATCAATGACACAGTAGAGAAATTGAAAACAGTCATTTCCTCTTTAGAGAATGAAAAGATTATTATAAag AAAGAAAAAGATGAGTTAGAGGCCGCTTTAAAGGCAAATCATTCTTCTCTGTTGCACCAAAACATACCTGGTGTTATAGACTCTTCAAATAAGCATTCCAGTAGCTCGAATGAG GCACTTTCCCACAAGGAAGAAATAGTGCGATCTATGCAGAAGTTGGAGAACGACTTAAATGAAACACGCCGAGAAAAGGATAAAGCGGTAAAACAATTGAGACGACTTAAGCAGCACTTGCTGGAAAAG GAATCTGAGGAGTCAGAGAAGATGGATGAGGACAATAAAATCATTGTGGAACTGCGAGAAGCCAATGAATATCAAAGAGTTCAAATATTACAATTGGAGAAAGCTCTGAAACAGGCAGTTGGAAGTCAGGAAGAAATTAAAATGTCTAATATTAATGAACTTAAGAAGTCTAAGGAAACTATAGACGAGCTTAATAGAAAATTGACTAGCTTCAGGAGCACTGTAGATGCAAAGAATGTGGAAGTTCTGAATCTGCAAACTGCCCTTGGCCAGTATTATGCTGAAATTGAAGCTAAG GAACGTCTTGGACAGGAGTTGTCCGTGGCCAAAGAAGAATCTGCTCGACTTTCCGAGATGTTGAAG GAAGCACACCAACAAACAGAagcatcaaaaagggggaaggaAGAGATGTTAGGGAAGCTTTTGCAAGTTGAAAGAGTGGTTGAGGAAAGAAACAGAAGAGTTAAGAAGCTTGAGGAGGATAATGACAAACTGCGTCGAGCTCTTGAGCAAAGCATGACAAGGCTAAACCGAATGTCTGTGGACTCTGATTTTCTCGTTGACAG GCGCATTGTAATTAAATTACTGGTGACCTATTTCCAGAGAAATCACAGCAAAGAG GTTCTTGATCTCATGGTTCGCATGCTGGGATTTTCTGATGAAGACAAGCAAAGGATAGGCATTGCTCATCAAGGAGCTGGCAAAGGTGTAGTACGGGGTGTGCTGGGTTTTCCTGGTCGATTAGTTGGGGGCATCTTGGGTGGCAGCTCTGCTGAAGCTTCTACCGCTATGTCAGACGACCAG TCATTTGCAGATCTATGGGTGGATTTTCTACTTaaagaaaatgaagaaaaagaaaaaagggaGACTAACAATGGATCGAAGCGAGACCAACTCGAAGGAAGTCCTAAAGCCGCAGACACAGATTTACATCTACCCAACATTGGGAATTCCTCCAGATTGTCAAGTACTGCTACACCGAGCTCTTACATCAACCAAAACCAAGTGCTCCCTGCGATTCATGGAAATTTCTTGCATCGTGAACCTTCTGATTCGGAGTTTTCCACTGTTCCTCTCACCTCATCAGAAAACAATTTTCAGAACTTAAGAATACCACCAAGGTATTGA
- the LOC140887575 gene encoding uncharacterized protein, translating to MQRTTSYARLVTRNRGFCSKSGDEKIVASVLFERLPVVIPKIDPIVYAFQEFSFRWRQQYFREYPEAFLKKSDARGKGDYQIDYTPAPRITDADKNNDQRSLQRALDQRLYLLLYGTAYCSTGNPVWHFPEKVYESEQTLRGCAESALKSVLGDLSHTYFVGNAPMGHMIIHSQENNQDNASHKRFFFKSQVIATNKLNIGKCEDFVWVTKDELLNYFPEHAEYLDKMIIS from the exons ATGCAGAGAACGACGTCGTATGCGAGGCTGGTGACAAGAAATCGAGGGTTTTGTTCCAAGAGTGGCGATGAGAAGATCGTAGCGTCTGTGCTATTCGAGAGGCTTCCGGTTGTCATTCCCAAAATCGACCCTATTGTCTATGCATTTCAAGAATTCTC GTTCCGATGGAGACAGCAATATTTTCGGGAATACCCTGAAGCTTTCTTGAAAAAATCTGATGCCAG GGGAAAAGGAGATTATCAAATTGACTACACACCAGCTCCACGGATCACCGATGCTGACAAAAATAATGATCAACG GTCACTGCAAAGAGCACTTGATCAGAGACTCTATCTTCTCCTTTATGGTACTGCATATTGTTCTACGGGAAATCCTGTCTGGCATTTTCCTGAAAAAGTTTACGAGTCTGAACAGACATTACGCGGG TGTGCAGAATCTGCCTTAAAATCTGTGCTAGGAGATCTTTCCCATACATATTTTGTTGGAAATGCTCCAATGGGCCATATGATCATACACTCTCAGGAGAATAATCAGGACAACGCCTCTCATAAG CGATTCTTTTTTAAATCTCAAGTGATTGCTACAAACAAGTTAAATATCGGAAAATGCGAAGATTTTGTCTGGGTGACAAAGGATGAACTACTAAATTATTTTCCGGAGCATGCAGAATACCTTGACAAGATGATAATCAGCTGA